A portion of the Osmia lignaria lignaria isolate PbOS001 chromosome 15, iyOsmLign1, whole genome shotgun sequence genome contains these proteins:
- the pygo gene encoding pygopus family PHD finger isoform X2, with protein MSHNIAGMPPFARMPLGGMGMGVNMGPSAPHPESSGHPHPPPPPPTGANPKKKRRTNANVAQPPPQQPPTVQDLLPPPLTGYGDTIVASNPFDDTPPQTSQTPMMHGGPPHMHPHHPHHMSGPPMRGMSPLTSIGGMSPMMPHNMGSMSPMGNSPMTNHMNHMGAMSPMNHAPIGGMSPMNNMGPSMPPGPMNTMNNHMNMSHMGNSQLSGPPMGSPMNNMNSGPMGSPMNNMGHSMGSPMGGPLGSPMNTMGGSNHMPNGPMNMNNINNHIPPNSPLNGPSMNNVNSPLGHNGSQPHPNHMGNNLNNLGRPMNGPMTTMSSMVSNNMNMSGPNQINSMNMGGPPMNNMSNMSISHHNQMSHMGGPMGTMSSNMGGGPPMSHPINMGGSMPPHGFQGPPGMGPKPMPVSAGKIYPPDQPMVFNPQNPNAPPIYPCGVCHKEVHDNDQAILCESGCNFWFHRGCTGLSETAYQLLTAEVYAEWKILLTGMQGIKRITK; from the exons ATGAGCCACAATATTGCAGGCATGCCACCCTTTGCAAGGATGCCTTTAGGGGGTATGGGTATGGGTGTGAATATGGGTCCTAGTGCCCCGCATCCTGAATCTTCTGGACACCCCCatcctccaccaccaccacctacTGGTGCCAATCCTAAAAAGAAACGACGTACAAACGCTAATGTTGCTCAACCACCCCCACAGCAACCTCCAACAGTGCAG GATTTGCTACCTCCGCCTTTAACGGGTTACGGGGACACGATAGTGGCGAGTAACCCTTTTGACGATACGCCACCGCAAACGAGTCAAACTCCCATGATGCACGGTGGTCCGCCGCACATGCATCCCCATCACCCGCATCATATGAGCGGACCGCCTATGAGAGGCATGAGTCCGTTAACTTCGATAGGCGGGATGAGTCCTATGATGCCTCACAACATGGGTAGTATGAGTCCTATGGGAAACTCGCCCATGACGAATCATATGAATCACATGGGAGCGATGTCTCCTATGAATCACGCGCCAATAGGTGGTATGAGTCCAATGAATAACATGGGCCCAAGCATGCCACCTGGTCCAATGAATACTATGAATAATCATATGAACATGAGTCACATGGGTAACTCTCAACTTAGCGGTCCACCTATGGGTAGTCCTATGAACAATATGAACAGTGGTCCAATGGGTAGTCCTATGAATAACATGGGGCACAGCATGGGAAGTCCTATGGGTGGTCCATTGGGTTCTCCTATGAACACAATGGGTGGATCAAATCACATGCCTAATGGACCAATGAACATGAACAATATTAATAACCACATACCACCTAATAGCCCGTTGAACGGACCATCTATGAACAATGTAAACAGTCCATTAGGACACAATGGATCTCAGCCGCATCCGAATCATATGGGAAATAATCTTAATAACTTAGGAAGACCCATGAATGGACCTATGACTACTATGAGTTCCATGGTATCCAATAATATGAATATGAGTGGTCCAAACCAAATAAATAGCATGAACATGGGCGGGCCACCGATGAACAATATGTCTAACATGAGTATTAGTCATCATAATCAAATGAGTCACATGGGAGGTCCCATGGGTACAATGTCTAGTAACATGGGTGGTGGTCCACCAATGAGCCATCCCATTAATATGGGAGGTTCTATGCCACCTCACGGTTTCCAAGGTCCACCAGGAATGGGACCAAAACCAATGCCAGTTTCTGCGGGAAAG ATATATCCTCCAGATCAGCCTATGGTGTTTAACCCACAGAATCCTAATGCTCCGCCAATTTATCCTTGTGGAGTATGTCATAAAGAAGTGCACGATAACGATCAAGCGATTCTTTGCGAGTCAGGTTGTAATTTCTGGTTTCACAG GGGGTGCACAGGATTATCGGAAACTGCTTATCAATTATTAACGGCAGAAGTTTACGCGGAATGG AAAATTCTATTAACGGGAATGCAGGGGATTAAGCGAATAACGAAATGA
- the pygo gene encoding pygopus family PHD finger isoform X3, translating to MSHNIAGMPPFARMPLGGMGMGVNMGPSAPHPESSGHPHPPPPPPTGANPKKKRRTNANVAQPPPQQPPTVQDLLPPPLTGYGDTIVASNPFDDTPPQTSQTPMMHGGPPHMHPHHPHHMSGPPMRGMSPLTSIGGMSPMMPHNMGSMSPMGNSPMTNHMNHMGAMSPMNHAPIGGMSPMNNMGPSMPPGPMNTMNNHMNMSHMGNSQLSGPPMGSPMNNMNSGPMGSPMNNMGHSMGSPMGGPLGSPMNTMGGSNHMPNGPMNMNNINNHIPPNSPLNGPSMNNVNSPLGHNGSQPHPNHMGNNLNNLGRPMNGPMTTMSSMVSNNMNMSGPNQINSMNMGGPPMNNMSNMSISHHNQMSHMGGPMGTMSSNMGGGPPMSHPINMGGSMPPHGFQGPPGMGPKPMPVSAGKIYPPDQPMVFNPQNPNAPPIYPCGVCHKEVHDNDQAILCESGCNFWFHRKFY from the exons ATGAGCCACAATATTGCAGGCATGCCACCCTTTGCAAGGATGCCTTTAGGGGGTATGGGTATGGGTGTGAATATGGGTCCTAGTGCCCCGCATCCTGAATCTTCTGGACACCCCCatcctccaccaccaccacctacTGGTGCCAATCCTAAAAAGAAACGACGTACAAACGCTAATGTTGCTCAACCACCCCCACAGCAACCTCCAACAGTGCAG GATTTGCTACCTCCGCCTTTAACGGGTTACGGGGACACGATAGTGGCGAGTAACCCTTTTGACGATACGCCACCGCAAACGAGTCAAACTCCCATGATGCACGGTGGTCCGCCGCACATGCATCCCCATCACCCGCATCATATGAGCGGACCGCCTATGAGAGGCATGAGTCCGTTAACTTCGATAGGCGGGATGAGTCCTATGATGCCTCACAACATGGGTAGTATGAGTCCTATGGGAAACTCGCCCATGACGAATCATATGAATCACATGGGAGCGATGTCTCCTATGAATCACGCGCCAATAGGTGGTATGAGTCCAATGAATAACATGGGCCCAAGCATGCCACCTGGTCCAATGAATACTATGAATAATCATATGAACATGAGTCACATGGGTAACTCTCAACTTAGCGGTCCACCTATGGGTAGTCCTATGAACAATATGAACAGTGGTCCAATGGGTAGTCCTATGAATAACATGGGGCACAGCATGGGAAGTCCTATGGGTGGTCCATTGGGTTCTCCTATGAACACAATGGGTGGATCAAATCACATGCCTAATGGACCAATGAACATGAACAATATTAATAACCACATACCACCTAATAGCCCGTTGAACGGACCATCTATGAACAATGTAAACAGTCCATTAGGACACAATGGATCTCAGCCGCATCCGAATCATATGGGAAATAATCTTAATAACTTAGGAAGACCCATGAATGGACCTATGACTACTATGAGTTCCATGGTATCCAATAATATGAATATGAGTGGTCCAAACCAAATAAATAGCATGAACATGGGCGGGCCACCGATGAACAATATGTCTAACATGAGTATTAGTCATCATAATCAAATGAGTCACATGGGAGGTCCCATGGGTACAATGTCTAGTAACATGGGTGGTGGTCCACCAATGAGCCATCCCATTAATATGGGAGGTTCTATGCCACCTCACGGTTTCCAAGGTCCACCAGGAATGGGACCAAAACCAATGCCAGTTTCTGCGGGAAAG ATATATCCTCCAGATCAGCCTATGGTGTTTAACCCACAGAATCCTAATGCTCCGCCAATTTATCCTTGTGGAGTATGTCATAAAGAAGTGCACGATAACGATCAAGCGATTCTTTGCGAGTCAGGTTGTAATTTCTGGTTTCACAG AAAATTCTATTAA
- the pygo gene encoding pygopus family PHD finger isoform X1, translating to MSHNIAGMPPFARMPLGGMGMGVNMGPSAPHPESSGHPHPPPPPPTGANPKKKRRTNANVAQPPPQQPPTVQDLLPPPLTGYGDTIVASNPFDDTPPQTSQTPMMHGGPPHMHPHHPHHMSGPPMRGMSPLTSIGGMSPMMPHNMGSMSPMGNSPMTNHMNHMGAMSPMNHAPIGGMSPMNNMGPSMPPGPMNTMNNHMNMSHMGNSQLSGPPMGSPMNNMNSGPMGSPMNNMGHSMGSPMGGPLGSPMNTMGGSNHMPNGPMNMNNINNHIPPNSPLNGPSMNNVNSPLGHNGSQPHPNHMGNNLNNLGRPMNGPMTTMSSMVSNNMNMSGPNQINSMNMGGPPMNNMSNMSISHHNQMSHMGGPMGTMSSNMGGGPPMSHPINMGGSMPPHGFQGPPGMGPKPMPVSAGKIYPPDQPMVFNPQNPNAPPIYPCGVCHKEVHDNDQAILCESGCNFWFHRGCTGLSETAYQLLTAEVYAEWVCDKCLQSKNIPLVKFKP from the exons ATGAGCCACAATATTGCAGGCATGCCACCCTTTGCAAGGATGCCTTTAGGGGGTATGGGTATGGGTGTGAATATGGGTCCTAGTGCCCCGCATCCTGAATCTTCTGGACACCCCCatcctccaccaccaccacctacTGGTGCCAATCCTAAAAAGAAACGACGTACAAACGCTAATGTTGCTCAACCACCCCCACAGCAACCTCCAACAGTGCAG GATTTGCTACCTCCGCCTTTAACGGGTTACGGGGACACGATAGTGGCGAGTAACCCTTTTGACGATACGCCACCGCAAACGAGTCAAACTCCCATGATGCACGGTGGTCCGCCGCACATGCATCCCCATCACCCGCATCATATGAGCGGACCGCCTATGAGAGGCATGAGTCCGTTAACTTCGATAGGCGGGATGAGTCCTATGATGCCTCACAACATGGGTAGTATGAGTCCTATGGGAAACTCGCCCATGACGAATCATATGAATCACATGGGAGCGATGTCTCCTATGAATCACGCGCCAATAGGTGGTATGAGTCCAATGAATAACATGGGCCCAAGCATGCCACCTGGTCCAATGAATACTATGAATAATCATATGAACATGAGTCACATGGGTAACTCTCAACTTAGCGGTCCACCTATGGGTAGTCCTATGAACAATATGAACAGTGGTCCAATGGGTAGTCCTATGAATAACATGGGGCACAGCATGGGAAGTCCTATGGGTGGTCCATTGGGTTCTCCTATGAACACAATGGGTGGATCAAATCACATGCCTAATGGACCAATGAACATGAACAATATTAATAACCACATACCACCTAATAGCCCGTTGAACGGACCATCTATGAACAATGTAAACAGTCCATTAGGACACAATGGATCTCAGCCGCATCCGAATCATATGGGAAATAATCTTAATAACTTAGGAAGACCCATGAATGGACCTATGACTACTATGAGTTCCATGGTATCCAATAATATGAATATGAGTGGTCCAAACCAAATAAATAGCATGAACATGGGCGGGCCACCGATGAACAATATGTCTAACATGAGTATTAGTCATCATAATCAAATGAGTCACATGGGAGGTCCCATGGGTACAATGTCTAGTAACATGGGTGGTGGTCCACCAATGAGCCATCCCATTAATATGGGAGGTTCTATGCCACCTCACGGTTTCCAAGGTCCACCAGGAATGGGACCAAAACCAATGCCAGTTTCTGCGGGAAAG ATATATCCTCCAGATCAGCCTATGGTGTTTAACCCACAGAATCCTAATGCTCCGCCAATTTATCCTTGTGGAGTATGTCATAAAGAAGTGCACGATAACGATCAAGCGATTCTTTGCGAGTCAGGTTGTAATTTCTGGTTTCACAG GGGGTGCACAGGATTATCGGAAACTGCTTATCAATTATTAACGGCAGAAGTTTACGCGGAATGGGTGTGTGATAAGTGCTTGCAGTCAAAAAATATACCTTTGGTTAAATTTAAACCATAA
- the CSP2 gene encoding chemosensory protein 2: MASAIKLLLVVCALLVCTATAESEVGQTGRSRVSDEQLNVALSDQRYLRRQLKCALGEAPCDPVGRRLKSLAPLVLRGSCPQCSPEETRQIKKVLSHIQRTYPKEWSKIVQQYAGVS, from the exons ATGGCTTCGGCAATCAAG CTTCTATTGGTTGTCTGCGCTCTGCTCGTCTGCACGGCTACGGCGGAATCAGAAGTGGGACAGACGGGAAGATCACGGGTCTCCGACGAGCAACTAAATGTGGCCCTGAGCGACCAACGTTACTTGAGGAGACAGCTTAAGTGTGCTCTGGGAGAGGCTCCCTGCGACCCGGTCGGGAGACGTTTAAAAA GTTTAGCGCCGCTGGTTTTGAGAGGCTCCTGCCCGCAATGTAGCCCCGAGGAAACACGACAGATCAAGAAGGTCCTTTCGCACATTCAACGAACCTATCCGAAGGAGTGGTCCAAGATAGTGCAGCAGTACGCCGGAGTCTCGTAA